In one Leptogranulimonas caecicola genomic region, the following are encoded:
- a CDS encoding M24 family metallopeptidase has product MASSTEGRLARLRSLMAERGYDAVILRNNADLRWLTGAERTFDDEVAHTAFITGEGAWLHTDSRYYNTFQERLGLDTFWQIDMERVGAPAWAAKLTVAQRCHVVALEDTVSLGFAQDFAHEVEQASTQCLTPVLHGDLQALRMVKDAEELSLLRRAQEITDDAFEHICAYIKPGMTEQQIRGELENYMLAQGADAVSFASIIAAGPDGANPHAQPSEYAVKEGDFITMDYGALYHDYHADMTRTVVVGEPTPKQREVYEVVKRAHEEAAAAVAPDVVGADIHRIAQKVIGDAGYGDYFGHGLGHGVGIEIHESPSFALSWEKPVPEGSVVTIEPGIYLPGEFGVRIEDTGIVTEKGYEPFTRLDHELVSVGR; this is encoded by the coding sequence ATGGCTTCATCTACCGAAGGCCGCCTGGCGCGTCTGCGCAGCCTGATGGCAGAGCGCGGCTACGACGCCGTGATCCTTCGCAACAACGCCGATCTTCGATGGCTCACCGGTGCAGAGCGCACCTTTGACGACGAGGTAGCCCATACCGCGTTCATTACCGGTGAGGGCGCGTGGCTTCATACCGACTCCCGCTATTACAACACCTTCCAGGAACGCCTGGGACTTGATACCTTCTGGCAGATCGATATGGAACGTGTGGGCGCCCCTGCCTGGGCGGCCAAACTCACCGTTGCCCAGCGCTGTCATGTGGTGGCTTTGGAAGACACGGTGAGCCTGGGTTTTGCCCAGGACTTCGCCCATGAGGTCGAGCAGGCGTCCACCCAGTGCTTGACGCCCGTGCTTCATGGCGACTTGCAGGCCCTGCGCATGGTGAAGGACGCCGAGGAGCTTTCGCTTTTGCGCCGCGCCCAAGAGATCACCGACGATGCCTTCGAGCACATCTGCGCCTACATCAAGCCCGGTATGACCGAGCAGCAAATCCGCGGCGAGCTGGAGAACTACATGCTGGCCCAAGGCGCCGATGCCGTCTCCTTTGCCTCCATTATCGCCGCAGGTCCCGACGGCGCCAATCCCCACGCCCAGCCCAGCGAGTACGCTGTCAAAGAAGGCGACTTCATCACCATGGACTATGGCGCGCTCTACCACGACTATCATGCCGACATGACCCGCACCGTAGTGGTGGGGGAGCCTACCCCCAAACAGCGGGAGGTCTACGAAGTGGTCAAGCGCGCCCATGAAGAGGCTGCCGCGGCAGTGGCCCCGGATGTCGTTGGTGCAGACATCCACCGCATTGCCCAGAAAGTTATTGGCGACGCAGGCTATGGCGATTACTTTGGCCACGGCTTGGGCCACGGCGTGGGTATCGAGATCCACGAGAGCCCCAGCTTTGCCCTCTCCTGGGAAAAGCCCGTGCCTGAAGGATCTGTGGTCACCATTGAGCCCGGCATCTATCTGCCCGGCGAGTTTGGCGTGCGCATCGAAGACACCGGCATCGTGACCGAGAAGGGCTACGAGCCGTTCACGCGGCTCGACCACGAGCTGGTATCTGTGGGTCGGTAA
- a CDS encoding dehydroquinate synthase/iron-containing alcohol dehydrogenase family protein, giving the protein MSHLEPAASTADAIPAASATSEPLAAEKGAAGAASSPLAAPSEATSGLSPEVLAHAADVPAPEPPRIHRQSVASNGISCDLRLGPSVLDRFGRDLKICTGRARRAVFMVEASAHPELVEELSRIVIDAGFRVVRLPQNDARDAGLVEGLAPTYEALAQEHINPGDICVAIGGLASVSEDVFVSSTWCGGMSLAAVPLGLDALICCPSRPKPLAAGADSAAVNFRTRMAMCYSDPEICQLTSSVESTLHGRVLMVVAAVCESKDAFNDLVIRSEAIAAADIETTQTQALEAARGFGRVNASSSVAVRQSLSYGEVFARALAGLVPHAPLSALRGEGLRFASRLGVGAVGTSVDFVFAQDALLDRLGIGELACQVDPGTLKEAILQESVRLSGKPMIAVPHDIGRVRLASIPDEVLDEHLEAWCQARSALLSQNQSEG; this is encoded by the coding sequence ATGAGCCACCTCGAACCTGCTGCATCCACTGCCGACGCCATCCCTGCCGCCTCCGCAACCTCTGAGCCTTTGGCTGCCGAGAAGGGCGCAGCCGGCGCGGCTTCCAGCCCTTTGGCGGCTCCCAGTGAGGCGACTTCAGGGCTGAGTCCTGAGGTCTTAGCCCACGCGGCAGACGTGCCTGCGCCAGAGCCTCCTCGCATCCACCGCCAGTCGGTGGCTTCCAACGGCATCTCCTGCGATCTGCGCCTAGGGCCCTCTGTGTTGGACCGCTTTGGCCGTGACCTCAAGATCTGTACGGGTCGCGCTCGTCGGGCTGTCTTCATGGTAGAAGCCTCGGCTCACCCGGAGCTGGTGGAAGAGCTGTCGCGCATCGTCATAGACGCAGGCTTCCGTGTGGTGCGCCTGCCTCAAAACGACGCTCGGGACGCAGGTTTGGTGGAGGGCCTGGCCCCCACCTACGAGGCGTTGGCGCAAGAGCATATCAATCCTGGCGACATTTGCGTAGCCATCGGAGGGCTGGCCTCTGTCTCCGAGGATGTCTTTGTCTCCAGCACCTGGTGCGGCGGCATGTCGCTGGCTGCTGTTCCCTTAGGGCTCGACGCACTCATTTGCTGTCCTTCTCGGCCTAAGCCTTTGGCCGCAGGCGCCGACTCTGCTGCAGTGAATTTCCGCACTCGCATGGCCATGTGCTATAGCGATCCGGAGATCTGCCAGCTCACTTCTTCTGTGGAGTCCACGCTTCATGGCCGGGTGCTAATGGTGGTGGCTGCGGTCTGTGAGTCCAAAGATGCCTTTAACGACCTGGTCATTCGCTCGGAGGCAATCGCTGCAGCAGATATCGAGACCACGCAAACCCAAGCTCTTGAGGCAGCCCGCGGCTTTGGCCGAGTGAATGCCTCCTCCTCTGTGGCGGTGCGCCAGTCGCTTTCCTACGGCGAGGTCTTTGCTCGCGCTCTGGCTGGCCTGGTGCCTCATGCCCCTCTGTCAGCGCTTCGCGGCGAAGGATTGCGCTTCGCCTCTCGCCTTGGGGTGGGTGCGGTGGGCACATCGGTAGACTTCGTGTTTGCACAAGATGCCCTGCTGGACCGGCTGGGCATAGGTGAGCTGGCCTGCCAGGTAGATCCCGGCACGCTCAAGGAAGCCATCCTGCAGGAGAGCGTAAGGCTTTCAGGTAAGCCCATGATCGCGGTGCCTCACGACATTGGCCGCGTACGTTTGGCATCCATCCCTGATGAGGTGCTCGATGAGCACCTGGAGGCCTGGTGCCAGGCCAGAAGCGCGCTTCTGTCACAAAATCAAAGCGAGGGATAG
- a CDS encoding shikimate kinase, producing MGTPARALGDGLVIHEDCDHLLFVGFSGSGKSTVVRNLGCMFRRRTVDLDRVVERRLHGTLPGVWIEYGEQAFRAEEHKALLGLKQEKSLLVACGGGTVATRENRELLRELGHVVFLDGTFEDSLAQIRSTHRRPDLGDRAHAARLYEERRPLYMSVADYTVSITGKTFEQVACDCGALLWEEGLL from the coding sequence ATGGGCACACCGGCGCGCGCGCTGGGAGATGGGCTGGTTATTCATGAAGACTGCGACCATCTGCTGTTTGTGGGATTCTCTGGCTCGGGCAAGTCCACCGTGGTGCGCAATTTGGGGTGCATGTTTCGCCGTCGCACGGTAGATTTGGATCGCGTGGTGGAGCGCAGGCTCCATGGCACGCTGCCCGGCGTGTGGATCGAGTACGGCGAGCAGGCCTTCAGGGCCGAGGAGCACAAGGCCCTCCTTGGCCTCAAGCAGGAGAAGTCGCTTTTGGTGGCCTGCGGAGGAGGCACGGTGGCCACCCGGGAGAACCGCGAGCTCTTGCGCGAGCTTGGCCATGTGGTCTTTCTGGACGGCACCTTCGAGGACTCACTGGCTCAAATACGCTCCACCCATCGCAGGCCCGACCTGGGCGATCGCGCCCATGCTGCCCGGCTCTATGAGGAGCGGCGGCCCCTCTACATGTCTGTGGCCGACTATACCGTTTCAATTACTGGAAAAACCTTCGAGCAGGTAGCCTGCGACTGCGGTGCGCTGCTCTGGGAAGAAGGGCTGCTATGA
- a CDS encoding prepilin peptidase has protein sequence MWGIWAALLVAASLNDLRWRRLPNGLLVASGVLALGFQGARLWGDPLVLAVASAPLGPALWGVLPHPAVCTGSALVFLGAASALELACRHRNISLMGLGDIKLLACLTAAAGPLVGFLGGLLGCGAGGMVALIGKKTHFAAGPWICAGCGLVWWWVTEAGLR, from the coding sequence ATGTGGGGGATCTGGGCGGCGTTGCTTGTTGCCGCTTCTCTCAACGATCTTCGCTGGCGCCGCCTGCCCAACGGCCTGCTTGTGGCTTCGGGGGTTCTGGCCTTGGGCTTTCAGGGGGCGCGCCTGTGGGGAGACCCTCTTGTCCTGGCTGTTGCCAGTGCTCCTTTGGGGCCTGCACTTTGGGGCGTGTTGCCGCATCCTGCAGTCTGCACAGGCTCTGCGCTGGTCTTTTTGGGGGCAGCCTCAGCGCTGGAGCTGGCCTGTCGGCACCGCAACATCTCCCTCATGGGCCTGGGCGACATCAAGCTTCTTGCGTGCCTTACGGCTGCAGCTGGCCCGCTGGTAGGCTTTCTGGGTGGGCTTTTGGGCTGTGGTGCAGGGGGAATGGTGGCTCTTATCGGCAAGAAAACCCACTTTGCTGCAGGCCCTTGGATCTGTGCAGGCTGCGGCCTTGTGTGGTGGTGGGTCACGGAGGCAGGACTTCGATGA
- a CDS encoding YqeG family HAD IIIA-type phosphatase, whose protein sequence is MPLATPWMRVHAISDIPVSALVDHNIRLVLVDRDNTCVPGDASSAPASVAAWIDRVKAASIAVCFVSNNFHSAQVEASAQELGISRVDHAMKPAPFALWHACKRMGVPRSQTVLIGDQVFTDLMAARLAGIPSILVDPQSTKELWYTRIFRQMEKLALKDTSYHQAAPSTPEASAAHLAEKPVCPLQDAH, encoded by the coding sequence ATGCCTTTAGCAACCCCATGGATGCGCGTTCACGCCATCTCGGACATCCCCGTATCAGCGCTGGTAGATCACAATATTCGCCTGGTGTTGGTGGATCGCGACAATACCTGTGTGCCCGGAGATGCCTCAAGTGCCCCGGCATCGGTGGCTGCCTGGATCGATCGGGTGAAGGCCGCTTCCATCGCTGTGTGCTTTGTGTCCAACAACTTCCATAGCGCCCAGGTGGAGGCTTCTGCTCAGGAGCTGGGCATCTCCCGAGTGGATCACGCCATGAAGCCAGCGCCTTTCGCCCTTTGGCATGCCTGCAAAAGGATGGGTGTGCCCAGAAGCCAAACGGTACTCATTGGCGACCAAGTATTTACCGATCTCATGGCTGCCCGTCTGGCTGGGATCCCTTCCATACTGGTGGATCCCCAAAGCACCAAGGAGCTCTGGTACACTCGCATCTTCCGTCAGATGGAAAAACTGGCCTTAAAAGACACCTCTTATCATCAGGCAGCCCCGTCGACTCCCGAGGCTTCTGCTGCCCACTTGGCCGAGAAGCCCGTCTGTCCCCTCCAGGACGCCCACTAA
- the mltG gene encoding endolytic transglycosylase MltG, with amino-acid sequence MQRTQVHGALSGAGRVGQPRGRVSGVNSASAGRRNLAGAGILIVGLVVAVALGALIMVAVRGCQSAPEPQGPGLATEGQIEVQIPEGAGTDVIAQAFVDARLVSDTATFTKAVAAAKADQSLKPGTYVFAAGTPVEAIVDQLTKGPNTSANRVTIPEGLTVAKTAAAVESALGIPAQDFMDQAKASLWVGSYPFLAAAQDDSLEGFLWASTYDFSGFTVDAKSVIKAMLDRYQQAVSKVDFAAGEEAIQQTYNVTMTDYDILKVASIIEREAVSESDRPLVASVLYNRLRDGMALQSDATMGYVTGGEVTADDLLKESPYNSYLNKGLPPTPICTPSIECIQAALAPASTNYYYFLIIENGSYSNHTFSQTYEEHLAAIDKAKADQGA; translated from the coding sequence ATGCAGAGGACCCAGGTGCACGGCGCGCTTTCGGGCGCTGGTAGGGTAGGGCAGCCTCGTGGCCGTGTGTCAGGTGTCAACAGCGCTTCTGCTGGACGCAGAAATCTCGCGGGTGCGGGTATTTTGATCGTCGGCCTCGTCGTCGCGGTGGCGCTTGGCGCACTCATTATGGTTGCGGTGCGCGGCTGCCAAAGCGCTCCGGAGCCACAGGGTCCGGGCCTTGCGACTGAAGGCCAAATCGAGGTGCAGATCCCCGAAGGCGCCGGCACAGATGTGATTGCCCAGGCCTTTGTGGACGCACGGTTGGTAAGCGATACCGCTACTTTCACCAAGGCGGTGGCGGCTGCCAAGGCAGATCAGTCCTTGAAGCCGGGCACCTATGTCTTCGCTGCTGGAACGCCGGTGGAAGCCATCGTGGACCAGCTCACGAAGGGACCCAATACCTCGGCCAATCGCGTGACCATTCCCGAGGGCCTCACGGTGGCAAAAACCGCTGCTGCAGTGGAGTCTGCCTTGGGTATTCCCGCCCAAGATTTCATGGACCAGGCCAAGGCATCCCTTTGGGTGGGGTCCTACCCCTTCTTGGCCGCAGCTCAAGATGACTCGTTGGAAGGATTCCTTTGGGCTTCCACCTATGACTTCTCCGGATTCACGGTAGATGCCAAAAGCGTCATAAAAGCCATGCTGGATCGCTATCAGCAGGCGGTGTCCAAGGTGGATTTCGCTGCCGGCGAGGAGGCCATCCAGCAGACCTACAATGTCACGATGACTGACTATGACATCCTTAAGGTGGCGTCCATTATCGAGCGCGAGGCGGTCTCGGAGAGCGACAGGCCGCTGGTGGCCTCGGTGCTCTACAACCGTCTGCGCGACGGCATGGCATTGCAGTCCGATGCCACCATGGGCTATGTCACCGGGGGCGAGGTTACCGCAGACGACCTGCTCAAAGAGTCGCCCTACAACAGCTATCTCAACAAGGGGCTTCCGCCTACGCCCATCTGCACCCCTTCCATCGAGTGCATCCAGGCGGCGTTGGCCCCGGCGTCCACCAACTATTACTACTTCCTCATCATCGAGAACGGCTCCTACTCCAACCACACCTTCTCGCAGACTTATGAGGAGCATTTGGCGGCCATCGACAAGGCCAAAGCCGATCAAGGAGCTTAG
- the ruvX gene encoding Holliday junction resolvase RuvX, with protein sequence MRYLALDIGEKRVGIAASDVTGTVASPVCVLPAQEVRAQARSFRRILEDHEPDVLVCGHPLTLSGEEGPQAARIEGEARAIAQACGLPLEFADERLSSREAKRILREQGLSEKSMRGKVDMVAASLFLQSHLDAKTNKG encoded by the coding sequence GTGCGCTACCTGGCCTTAGATATTGGCGAGAAGCGGGTGGGCATCGCAGCAAGCGATGTCACCGGCACCGTTGCCTCGCCGGTATGCGTGCTTCCTGCTCAGGAAGTCCGCGCTCAGGCTCGCAGTTTTAGGCGGATTTTGGAAGACCATGAACCCGACGTGCTGGTCTGCGGCCACCCCCTCACTTTGTCTGGTGAGGAGGGGCCGCAGGCGGCGCGCATTGAGGGGGAGGCCCGCGCCATCGCACAGGCCTGCGGACTTCCCCTGGAGTTTGCCGACGAACGCCTGTCCTCTCGGGAAGCCAAGCGTATCTTGAGAGAGCAGGGGCTCTCAGAGAAGTCCATGCGCGGCAAGGTCGATATGGTGGCTGCATCGCTTTTCTTACAATCCCACCTCGACGCCAAGACGAACAAAGGGTAA
- the alaS gene encoding alanine--tRNA ligase — MTTAEIRSSFLDFFEEHGCKKFPSSSLVPDDPSLLLANAGMNQFKQYYLGTKTLKEGIGATSCQKCLRTNDIDAIGLDGRHLSFFEMLGNFAFGGYSKRQACEWAFDYIVNHLHLPQDRLYFTVFEDDDDCAEIWESLGVAKDHISRLGEEDNFWAAGPTGPCGPCSEIYFDQGEEVGCGSPTCAPGCDCDRFLEFWNLVFTQFDRQEDGTLVDLPHQNVDTGMGLERMAAIMQHKSSNYDGDLMHSLIEVGERLSGKKYGEDPAADVSLRIIADHSRAVSFMIGDGILPSNEGRGYVLRRLLRRAVFHGRLLGIEEAFLCDYVAEVTRLMGDVYPELVDNSALIQGTVRAEEARFSSVIETGRLYLEQELDKLGEGETLSGHVAFTLHDTYGFPVDLTREIALNAGHDIDQAAFDADMEAQRTRARAAGATDSDAWSQVDVWTALSDSVDATEFCGYEESELRGCTVLSIVRDGESVLRAETGDKVEVVLDRTPFYAEMGGEVGDTGELSGIEFRMEVENTVSHDGLIAHEGAIKGGFVRVGDIVTAEVDDRRRELIRRNHTATHLLDAALKKVLGDHVHQAGSLVAPDRLRFDFTHFEALSQAQIAQVEDLVNQQIFLALPVTTQLMSLEDAKASGAVALFGEKYGEEVRVVRAGEGPQPFSAELCGGLHASNTSELGIFKITSESSIGSAARRIEAVTSLGALSFVNSRLDALDAAAAALKSRPASVAGAVDDMLARERDLKAKLKRALSGAGANAAVDALAAALQCDGYKAVVARMDGRDAHDLRGVWDTLREQAKGPIACFLVSQSDEGKTSLLAAGTKEAVAAGFDAGALVKAVTSAFGGRGGGKPAMAQGGLPGPAVIVQALDAVRERLTQEQ; from the coding sequence ATGACCACTGCCGAGATTCGCTCGTCGTTCTTGGACTTTTTTGAAGAGCACGGCTGCAAGAAGTTCCCGTCTTCTTCGCTGGTGCCCGATGACCCGTCGCTGCTTTTGGCCAACGCCGGCATGAACCAGTTCAAGCAATACTATCTGGGCACCAAGACCTTGAAGGAGGGCATCGGCGCCACTTCTTGCCAAAAGTGCCTGCGCACCAACGACATCGACGCCATTGGCCTGGACGGTCGCCATCTCTCCTTCTTCGAGATGCTGGGCAACTTTGCCTTTGGCGGCTATTCCAAGCGCCAGGCCTGCGAATGGGCGTTTGACTATATTGTCAACCATCTTCACCTGCCCCAGGATCGTCTCTACTTCACTGTCTTTGAGGACGACGACGATTGCGCTGAGATCTGGGAGTCGCTGGGCGTGGCTAAAGACCACATCTCACGCTTGGGCGAGGAGGACAACTTCTGGGCCGCCGGACCCACCGGCCCCTGCGGCCCATGCTCGGAGATCTACTTCGACCAGGGCGAAGAGGTGGGCTGCGGCAGCCCCACCTGCGCCCCTGGCTGCGACTGCGACCGCTTCCTGGAGTTTTGGAATTTGGTGTTCACCCAGTTCGACCGCCAAGAGGACGGTACGCTGGTAGACCTGCCTCACCAAAACGTGGACACCGGCATGGGCCTAGAGCGCATGGCGGCTATCATGCAGCATAAGTCTTCCAATTATGACGGCGATCTTATGCACTCCCTCATCGAGGTAGGAGAGAGGCTTTCTGGCAAGAAGTACGGCGAAGACCCTGCCGCAGATGTCTCGCTGCGCATCATTGCAGATCACAGCCGCGCCGTGAGCTTCATGATTGGCGACGGCATCCTGCCTTCCAACGAGGGTCGCGGCTATGTGTTGCGCCGCCTGCTGCGCCGCGCCGTGTTCCACGGCCGCCTGCTGGGCATCGAGGAGGCGTTCCTCTGTGACTATGTGGCCGAGGTCACACGCCTTATGGGCGATGTCTATCCTGAGTTGGTGGACAACTCCGCCTTGATCCAGGGCACCGTGCGCGCAGAGGAAGCCCGTTTCTCCTCGGTCATCGAGACCGGTCGCCTCTATCTGGAGCAGGAGCTGGACAAACTGGGCGAGGGAGAGACTCTCTCGGGCCATGTGGCTTTCACCCTTCACGACACCTACGGATTCCCGGTAGACCTCACCCGCGAGATCGCCCTCAATGCCGGCCACGACATCGATCAGGCTGCTTTTGACGCCGACATGGAGGCCCAGCGCACCCGTGCTCGCGCCGCCGGCGCCACCGATTCTGATGCCTGGAGCCAGGTTGACGTATGGACGGCGCTCTCTGACTCGGTGGATGCCACCGAGTTTTGCGGCTATGAGGAGAGCGAGCTTCGCGGCTGCACCGTGTTGTCCATTGTGCGCGACGGCGAGAGCGTCTTGCGTGCCGAGACCGGCGACAAGGTGGAGGTCGTGCTTGATCGCACCCCCTTCTATGCCGAGATGGGCGGCGAGGTCGGCGATACCGGCGAGCTCTCTGGCATCGAGTTTCGCATGGAGGTAGAGAACACCGTCTCCCATGACGGCCTCATTGCCCACGAAGGCGCCATCAAGGGCGGCTTCGTGCGTGTGGGCGACATCGTCACCGCCGAGGTGGACGATCGCCGCCGCGAGCTTATCCGTCGCAACCACACTGCCACCCACCTGTTGGACGCTGCTCTTAAGAAGGTGCTGGGCGACCACGTGCATCAGGCAGGCTCGCTGGTAGCCCCCGATCGCCTGCGCTTTGACTTTACTCACTTCGAGGCTCTTTCTCAGGCCCAAATCGCCCAGGTAGAAGACCTGGTCAACCAGCAGATCTTCCTGGCGTTGCCGGTGACCACCCAGCTCATGAGCTTGGAGGACGCCAAGGCTTCGGGCGCGGTGGCCCTCTTTGGCGAGAAGTACGGCGAGGAAGTGCGCGTCGTGCGTGCAGGTGAGGGCCCGCAGCCCTTCTCTGCAGAGCTTTGTGGCGGTCTTCATGCCTCTAATACCTCCGAGCTGGGCATCTTCAAGATCACTTCCGAGAGCTCCATTGGCAGCGCCGCACGTCGTATTGAGGCAGTCACCTCTCTGGGCGCCCTTTCCTTCGTGAACAGCCGCCTGGATGCGCTGGATGCCGCGGCTGCTGCCCTCAAGAGCCGCCCGGCTTCTGTGGCGGGCGCCGTGGACGATATGCTGGCTCGCGAGCGCGATCTCAAGGCAAAGCTCAAGCGTGCCCTGTCTGGCGCGGGCGCCAATGCTGCAGTGGACGCACTGGCTGCCGCTCTCCAGTGCGATGGTTACAAGGCTGTGGTGGCCCGTATGGACGGCCGCGACGCCCACGATCTGCGCGGTGTGTGGGACACTCTGCGCGAGCAGGCCAAAGGTCCTATCGCCTGCTTCTTGGTCTCCCAGTCTGACGAGGGCAAGACCTCGCTTTTGGCTGCCGGCACCAAAGAGGCTGTGGCCGCCGGCTTTGATGCCGGTGCCCTGGTAAAGGCGGTAACCAGCGCCTTTGGCGGCCGCGGCGGCGGCAAGCCTGCCATGGCTCAGGGCGGCCTGCCTGGCCCTGCGGTCATCGTCCAGGCCCTCGATGCGGTGCGCGAGCGCCTGACTCAGGAACAATAA
- a CDS encoding AI-2E family transporter gives MARPLAHHSIQDISAEDRLRMIRVWTAIGFIVIFVCVVWALGYIAPAIEFLAVGIIVGFICSPIVNWLETKGVGRALGAILALLIVLGVAIGVLAILGPLTLEQLNTLLQRIPGYFRELQDWLRSLFERYGTTETAEFQTNISALVDGFSTMGTRFANDMASQISSGLIPNLMNLVNTFFMFFLGLVLAYWLARDYPRIVREFAIVAGPKHEDDLMLLLAVASRSMGGYMRGIVITSLVGGSLAFLGYIVVGQPYAPLMGTLTGLLHFVPVIGPWIAAAIATVTALFVSPLCAFWTLIVAMVAENITDNVVSPVVMRSAVQVHPAMSLLAIVLGSSLGGAVGMAISIPVSAAIKGVFIYYFETRTGRQIVSYHGAIFQGTPFHHADGSIAPSCDALDDDSFFVTSRLIPDENEGDVSAAPGGEPAKPSVGEIVRERAEELRLFVEHPKAHSESTSGSQAPKARSSRQEEASDEPRDPQEEARDSQGSPAEKPVHPSSKDKGEL, from the coding sequence ATGGCGCGTCCCCTTGCTCATCATTCAATCCAGGATATCTCGGCCGAGGACCGTCTTCGCATGATTCGTGTGTGGACGGCCATCGGCTTTATCGTCATCTTCGTGTGCGTGGTGTGGGCGTTGGGCTACATCGCCCCGGCCATCGAGTTTTTGGCCGTAGGCATCATCGTTGGCTTCATCTGCAGCCCCATCGTCAACTGGCTGGAAACCAAAGGAGTGGGCCGCGCGCTAGGCGCGATCTTGGCCCTGCTCATCGTGCTGGGTGTGGCCATAGGCGTGCTGGCGATACTGGGGCCCCTTACCCTAGAGCAGCTCAATACTCTGCTCCAGCGCATTCCTGGCTACTTCCGGGAGCTTCAGGACTGGCTGCGCAGCCTCTTTGAGCGTTACGGCACCACTGAGACTGCAGAGTTTCAAACCAACATCTCTGCGCTGGTGGACGGCTTTTCCACCATGGGCACCCGCTTTGCCAACGACATGGCCTCCCAAATCTCTTCCGGCCTCATTCCCAACCTCATGAACCTGGTGAACACCTTCTTCATGTTCTTCCTGGGACTGGTGCTGGCCTACTGGCTGGCCCGCGATTACCCCCGCATCGTGCGCGAGTTCGCCATCGTGGCAGGCCCCAAGCATGAAGATGACCTCATGCTGCTCTTGGCGGTGGCGAGCCGTTCTATGGGCGGCTACATGCGTGGCATCGTGATCACCTCCCTGGTAGGAGGCAGCCTCGCGTTCTTGGGCTACATCGTGGTAGGTCAGCCCTACGCGCCCCTCATGGGCACCCTCACCGGCCTTCTGCACTTTGTGCCGGTCATTGGCCCCTGGATCGCCGCTGCCATCGCCACGGTCACCGCGCTGTTTGTGAGTCCCCTTTGCGCGTTCTGGACGCTCATTGTGGCTATGGTGGCAGAAAACATCACCGACAACGTGGTGAGCCCTGTAGTCATGCGCTCTGCTGTCCAAGTGCATCCAGCCATGAGCCTTTTGGCCATCGTGTTGGGTTCCTCCCTTGGCGGTGCGGTGGGCATGGCCATCTCCATCCCGGTGTCTGCAGCCATCAAAGGTGTGTTCATCTACTACTTCGAGACCCGTACCGGACGCCAGATCGTCTCTTACCACGGAGCCATCTTCCAAGGGACGCCCTTTCATCACGCCGATGGCTCCATCGCTCCCAGCTGCGACGCCCTCGACGATGACAGTTTCTTTGTCACAAGCCGCCTCATTCCCGACGAAAACGAGGGTGACGTCTCTGCTGCGCCCGGCGGCGAGCCCGCTAAGCCCTCGGTGGGCGAGATCGTGCGCGAGCGGGCCGAGGAGCTACGGCTTTTTGTAGAGCATCCCAAGGCTCACTCTGAATCCACCTCTGGCTCCCAAGCCCCCAAAGCGAGATCTTCTCGGCAAGAAGAGGCCTCTGATGAGCCCCGGGATCCTCAGGAAGAGGCTCGGGACTCTCAGGGCTCACCTGCCGAGAAACCCGTGCATCCCAGCTCCAAAGATAAAGGCGAGCTCTAA
- a CDS encoding SigB/SigF/SigG family RNA polymerase sigma factor encodes MTESKPQVSRTHGAYARRVSAGAGRGKLAWDKERTRELFCRYKEEGDEDAREQLIVSHLNLVRFLASKFKNRGESLDDLIQVGTIGLIKAIDRFEPERGLEFTTYATPTIMGEIKRHFRDKGWSVRVPRRLQELSAKVNQATDELTCDLQRSPSVDEIAKYLDVSVDEVLEAMESSSAYSSVPLESGSSENEDAPSVLDRYATEDKDLVASDDRMVIQEAISSFSPREQEVLTMRFKDGLTQVEIANRLGVSQVQVSRFLRRTLKKVQDHIDPEGLMG; translated from the coding sequence GTGACCGAGAGCAAGCCTCAAGTCTCCCGCACCCACGGCGCCTATGCCAGGCGCGTCTCTGCCGGTGCAGGCAGGGGCAAGCTTGCCTGGGACAAGGAGCGCACCCGGGAGCTTTTCTGCCGATACAAAGAAGAAGGGGACGAGGATGCTCGCGAGCAGCTTATCGTGAGCCACCTCAACCTGGTGCGTTTTTTGGCTTCCAAGTTCAAGAACCGCGGCGAGTCTCTGGACGACCTTATCCAGGTGGGCACCATCGGCCTCATCAAGGCCATTGACCGCTTCGAGCCTGAGCGCGGCCTGGAGTTCACCACCTATGCCACGCCCACCATCATGGGCGAGATCAAGCGACACTTCCGCGACAAGGGCTGGTCTGTGCGCGTGCCCCGTCGCCTGCAAGAGCTTTCTGCCAAGGTCAATCAGGCTACAGACGAGCTTACCTGCGACCTGCAACGCTCTCCCTCGGTGGATGAGATCGCCAAATACTTAGACGTCTCTGTAGACGAGGTCTTGGAGGCCATGGAGTCTTCCAGCGCCTACAGCTCGGTGCCTCTGGAATCTGGGAGCTCTGAGAACGAGGATGCCCCCTCGGTGCTCGACCGCTACGCCACAGAGGACAAGGACCTGGTGGCCAGCGACGACCGCATGGTCATCCAAGAGGCCATCTCCTCCTTCTCGCCCCGCGAGCAAGAGGTGCTCACCATGCGCTTCAAAGACGGGTTGACCCAGGTAGAGATAGCCAACCGTCTAGGGGTAAGCCAGGTGCAGGTCTCCCGCTTCCTGCGCCGCACTCTCAAAAAAGTACAAGATCATATTGATCCCGAAGGTCTGATGGGCTAG